Proteins from one Corynebacterium testudinoris genomic window:
- a CDS encoding lycopene cyclase domain-containing protein, whose translation MTYLLISLPFLIVGLAVAAWRRQYVVTAVVAVVLVVLTIIFDNLMIWAELVGYGDAQRLGLHIGLVPVEDLFYALVVALIVPAVWPHRGRPANEDA comes from the coding sequence GTGACCTACCTGCTCATCAGCCTTCCCTTCCTCATCGTCGGCCTCGCGGTAGCGGCGTGGCGGCGCCAATACGTGGTCACCGCCGTTGTCGCGGTGGTGCTTGTCGTGCTCACCATCATCTTCGACAACCTCATGATCTGGGCCGAGCTCGTCGGCTACGGTGACGCCCAACGACTGGGCCTGCACATTGGTCTTGTACCCGTGGAGGACTTGTTCTACGCCCTGGTCGTCGCCCTGATTGTTCCTGCCGTGTGGCCGCACCGCGGGCGCCCTGCCAATGAGGACGCATGA
- a CDS encoding prenyltransferase, which translates to MSTLNNIIAASRPISWVNTAFPFGVAYLLAGGGLDWLFWVGVLFFLIPYNIAMYGINDVFDYESDIRNPRKGGVEGAVLPKSMHKPLLWASVLSTVHFLAAMVWAGTWTSTLWLAVATAAVVAYSAPPMRFKERPILDSMTSSAHFVTPALVGATIRGGDASGYFWLAAGAFFLWGMASHALGAVQDVKADREGGLSSIATALGARAVTRLAAGFYLLAAALLFFLPAPGWLVGIAGLGYVANTLRFWNITDDTCEDVNRAWRVFLWLNYVVGAIVTMSLAWVYL; encoded by the coding sequence ATGAGCACACTGAACAACATCATCGCTGCCTCCCGGCCGATCAGCTGGGTGAACACGGCCTTCCCCTTTGGTGTGGCCTACCTGTTGGCGGGTGGGGGACTGGACTGGCTGTTTTGGGTTGGCGTGTTGTTTTTCCTCATTCCGTACAACATCGCGATGTACGGCATCAACGATGTCTTTGACTACGAATCCGATATCCGTAACCCGCGCAAAGGCGGAGTCGAAGGCGCCGTCCTGCCAAAATCCATGCACAAGCCCCTCCTGTGGGCCTCCGTGCTCAGCACCGTGCACTTCTTGGCAGCCATGGTGTGGGCGGGCACCTGGACTTCTACCCTGTGGCTGGCCGTCGCCACGGCAGCCGTCGTCGCATACTCGGCCCCGCCGATGCGCTTCAAGGAACGCCCCATCCTGGACTCGATGACATCCTCCGCACACTTTGTTACCCCAGCTCTCGTGGGGGCGACCATCCGCGGAGGTGACGCCAGCGGCTACTTCTGGTTGGCCGCCGGAGCCTTCTTCCTGTGGGGCATGGCCAGCCACGCCCTCGGCGCCGTCCAAGACGTCAAGGCAGACCGAGAAGGTGGCCTATCGTCCATCGCCACTGCCCTGGGTGCCCGGGCCGTCACTCGCCTGGCGGCGGGGTTCTACCTCCTCGCCGCGGCGCTGCTGTTCTTCCTGCCTGCCCCCGGCTGGCTCGTTGGGATCGCGGGCCTGGGCTACGTGGCCAACACGTTGCGGTTCTGGAACATCACCGACGACACCTGTGAGGACGTCAACCGCGCGTGGCGCGTATTCCTCTGGCTGAACTACGTCGTCGGTGCGATCGTGACCATGTCGCTGGCGTGGGTGTATCTGTAG
- a CDS encoding LCP family protein — MSDKYRHVRDIQAAPGTGRSTRQVGPTPVKVILALLSSLVIVISFLGYNTVGRLGSEVASAGNLALGGGQGVKGRAADGATDILLVGSDSRSDAQGNPLSEEELARLRAGVDEGEENTDTIMVIRVPNDGSSATAVSIPRDTYVRDETFGNMKINGVFGVHKAAERESLVATGMSPQEADADATNAGRKGLIKAVSNLTGIEVDHFAEIGLFGFVLLTDAVGGVDVCLNADVQDEFSGADFHAGEQNLDGTQALAFVRQRHGLPRGDLDRIVRQQAFMASLVNKVLAAGTLTNPSKLNNMATAVERSVVIDEDWDILSFATQLANLAGGSVVFSTIPVTSIDGVGDYGESIVTVDTDQVHAYMDGLLNAPAEESTDSSPAESSAPSERKLEGTEIMVLNAGVTAGLAGQVGGWLRDNGYEVGDVSNAQAGIYSTAQIVAADPSDPRALALSEALGGLPITANAGINDSTLIVVTADDYTGPLSESAASTSAASPSVSVGTPGSDFGEAEVAPEIDAGGNGPRCVN, encoded by the coding sequence GTGAGTGACAAGTACCGCCACGTGCGCGACATCCAGGCCGCCCCCGGCACCGGCCGCTCGACCCGCCAGGTCGGGCCGACGCCGGTCAAAGTGATTCTGGCTCTGCTGTCGTCACTGGTGATCGTCATCTCTTTCCTCGGTTACAACACAGTCGGCCGACTCGGCTCTGAGGTCGCCTCGGCAGGCAACCTCGCCCTCGGTGGCGGGCAAGGCGTCAAAGGCAGAGCAGCTGACGGCGCGACCGATATCTTGCTGGTCGGCAGCGATTCCCGTTCCGATGCTCAGGGCAATCCCCTGTCCGAGGAAGAACTAGCTCGCCTGCGCGCGGGCGTCGATGAGGGTGAGGAAAACACCGATACCATCATGGTGATCCGCGTCCCCAACGATGGTTCCTCCGCCACCGCCGTGTCCATCCCGCGTGACACCTACGTCCGCGACGAGACCTTCGGCAACATGAAAATCAACGGTGTCTTCGGTGTGCACAAGGCAGCCGAACGTGAAAGCCTCGTGGCCACTGGCATGTCGCCGCAGGAGGCGGACGCCGATGCCACCAACGCCGGCCGCAAGGGCCTCATCAAAGCTGTGAGCAACCTCACCGGCATCGAGGTCGATCACTTCGCCGAGATCGGGCTCTTCGGCTTCGTGCTGCTTACCGACGCCGTCGGCGGCGTCGACGTCTGCCTCAACGCCGACGTCCAAGACGAGTTCTCCGGCGCGGACTTCCACGCCGGCGAGCAAAACCTCGACGGCACCCAGGCCTTGGCCTTCGTCCGCCAACGCCACGGCCTCCCCCGCGGCGATCTCGACCGCATCGTCCGCCAGCAGGCCTTCATGGCGTCGCTGGTGAACAAGGTGCTCGCCGCTGGCACCTTGACCAACCCCTCGAAGCTCAACAACATGGCCACCGCCGTCGAACGATCCGTCGTCATCGACGAGGACTGGGACATCCTCTCCTTCGCCACCCAGCTGGCCAACCTCGCCGGCGGCAGCGTCGTCTTCTCCACCATCCCGGTCACCTCCATCGACGGGGTCGGCGACTACGGCGAATCCATCGTCACCGTCGACACCGACCAAGTGCACGCCTACATGGACGGTCTCCTCAACGCCCCGGCCGAGGAAAGCACCGACTCCTCCCCCGCTGAATCCTCCGCACCTTCCGAGCGCAAGCTCGAAGGCACCGAGATCATGGTCCTCAACGCCGGAGTCACCGCCGGGCTGGCCGGCCAGGTCGGCGGCTGGCTGCGGGACAACGGCTACGAGGTCGGCGACGTGTCCAACGCCCAGGCCGGCATCTACTCCACGGCCCAGATCGTGGCCGCGGACCCCAGCGACCCGCGGGCCCTTGCCCTGTCTGAGGCCCTCGGCGGCCTGCCCATCACGGCCAACGCCGGGATCAACGACTCCACCCTCATCGTCGTCACCGCCGACGACTACACCGGCCCGCTGAGCGAATCCGCCGCGAGCACCTCAGCTGCCTCCCCATCTGTCTCCGTGGGAACCCCCGGATCCGACTTCGGCGAGGCCGAGGTCGCCCCCGAAATCGACGCCGGTGGCAATGGACCACGCTGCGTGAACTAG